A segment of the Acidimicrobiia bacterium genome:
CTCGTCGCTTTGACGATGGGCAAGAGCGGGATCCCGGTATCGGCGGACGAGCGAGTGAACATCGCCATCGAGAAACTGATCCCACGGATGATCGAGATCGACTTTCCGGTGACCGACTTGATCATCGACCCGCTCGTGCTCACCGTATCGGGATGTCAGGAGTACTGCCCGGAGCTGATCGAGGCGGTACGGACCATCCAGGTGGCGTGGGATCCCCCACCGGCGATCTCCGTGGGCTTGTCCAACGTATCGAATGCCGTTCCGTTCGAGAACCGATCGCTGATCAACAGGGTGTACTGCGCAATGCTCATGGGCGCCGGGCTACAGATGATGATCGCCAACCCGTTCGACGAGGATCTGAAAGAGGTTGTGCGGATCGTGGAACAGCGCGACGGGTCGACACCGCTCGGTCGGTTGTTCGTCGCGATCAGCGACCGGGTGGCGGCGATGGAGCAACCCGCCGCCGGGGACGTGGACTTCAACGACTCCGAACAGGTCAAGGTCTGGAAGACCGTTGAGATTCTGCTCAACAAAGTGATCTACGCGGACTCGTACCTGCAAACAGGGCCTTCGCGAGGAGGCGAGTGATGTCGGTGTTCGCGCCCGCCAGACGCTGGCAGCCGGCCTATCGGCCGTTCCGAAGAGAGAGCACCGGCACGAGAGCCCTGGCGGCCCTCGAACGGGCGGTGAAAGGACCCGTCTACGGGTGCCGCATGTGCGGCAACTGTCTGTTGCAGGAGACGGCCTTCATCTGTCCGATGGAGTGCCCTTCCGGCCTCCGCAACGGCCCGTGCGGGGGTTCCACACCGGACCACTGCTACGTCGACGAGACGCGACCGTGCGTGTGGAACGAGATCTATGAGCGATCGTTCGCCGCCGGCCGGGAGGAGAAACTGCTCGAAGTATTGCCGCCGCTCGACTGGGACAAGGTCGGCGGTCCGACCTGGGGGGACGTGCTGGACCGTGTCAAGGAGATTGGACCGGGCGACTTCCTATCCGGAATGCGCAACGCGCACCTGCGGAGCGACACGTGGGATTCCGTGTTCCGGCCGGTCCGTCAACCCGGGTGGTGGAACGGAGACTCCACCTATCACCCGCCGGCGTACGAGGAACCGGTCACCGGACTCGAGCGCAGGCTCCGCTCCGGCGAGTTCGTCGTCACCTCCGAGGTCGCTCCCCCGCTGGGGACTGCTACCGGCAAGCTGGTCCGGGACATCGAAATGCTCAAACCCTATGTGACCGCCGTCAACTTCACGGACTGCCCGTCGGCGACCTCGAGGATGTCGAGCCTGGCCTGTTGTCTGATCGCACTGCAACACGGGGTCGAACCCATCATGCAGATCGCCGCACGGGACCGGACCCGGGTGGGACTGCAGGCAGAGGTCATCGGCGCCGCCGGACTGGGTATAGGGAACGTCCTGTGCC
Coding sequences within it:
- a CDS encoding dihydropteroate synthase; the encoded protein is MYIIGENIHIISDKVKTALADRDASFFQNLAVEQVEAGAQALDLNLGPRKKDGEEVFPWMVKTVEAVVDVPLSLDSTNIRGIEAGLKAVTKAQPMINSTSAEEERLEEVPLLAKRYGAKLVALTMGKSGIPVSADERVNIAIEKLIPRMIEIDFPVTDLIIDPLVLTVSGCQEYCPELIEAVRTIQVAWDPPPAISVGLSNVSNAVPFENRSLINRVYCAMLMGAGLQMMIANPFDEDLKEVVRIVEQRDGSTPLGRLFVAISDRVAAMEQPAAGDVDFNDSEQVKVWKTVEILLNKVIYADSYLQTGPSRGGE
- a CDS encoding methylenetetrahydrofolate reductase C-terminal domain-containing protein, producing MSVFAPARRWQPAYRPFRRESTGTRALAALERAVKGPVYGCRMCGNCLLQETAFICPMECPSGLRNGPCGGSTPDHCYVDETRPCVWNEIYERSFAAGREEKLLEVLPPLDWDKVGGPTWGDVLDRVKEIGPGDFLSGMRNAHLRSDTWDSVFRPVRQPGWWNGDSTYHPPAYEEPVTGLERRLRSGEFVVTSEVAPPLGTATGKLVRDIEMLKPYVTAVNFTDCPSATSRMSSLACCLIALQHGVEPIMQIAARDRTRVGLQAEVIGAAGLGIGNVLCLSGDNPAMGPSPRSRMDIIDLDSIQMLWMLRRMRDEGTYLDGRTIKNPPMLFLGAAAAPFASRPHFQALREQKKVNAGGQFFQTNLVYDPARFAVWLDALAKRDVLDKVHILVGITPLKSYKMARYLHDEVPGVVIPDHLLERMESAGEDGEREGVQIALELIEEVKRRGGVQGIH